CGAACCAGCGCTCCAGCGGCACGAACACCGCCGAGTAGAGCAGCAGATTCAGGACGAAGAAGTCCACCCCGAACCAGGCCCGGCCGGACGGATCGGCGCCGGCCGATGCCTGCGATCCGCCGAGCAGCGCCGCCGCCAGGGTGAAGCCGATCCCGACCAGCGCCAGCGTCTTGTTGGCGCGCAGGAACGCGCTGACGGTGCCGAGGACGAACGCCGCGACCAGCGTGACGTGCACCACGGCGCGGACGTACGGCATCACGTAGAGCGGCCGCAGGTCGGCGAACGTCAGGTACTCGGGAAAACGCAGGCACAGCACGGCGCCGAAGCCGGCGATTCCCAGAATGGCGGACAGCAGGCCGCTGGTGAATCCTGTCCCGAGCCCGGTCGGCTCAGTCGTGTGCAGCGAAAGATGGGATCCCGCGGCCATACCGTTCTTCGTATCGCTCGTCGTCGTGCCGCGGCCGCGCGCCGGTGACGCGCGTCACGATCCGCTCGAGCGCGCGGAAGAAGCCGATCGCCTCGAGCGGCCGGTTGCACCAGCCGGTCGTGATGCAGTAGTGCGCGTCGTACGGCCGCGCATGATGCGTCGCGTGCGCGTCTCGGCCGAGGATCAGGCCGGCGTCCTGCAGCACGCGAACGAGCGCCGGCGGCGACGGCATGTGCGCCCACTGGTGAATCTGATTGGTCATCATGCCGACGCCGCAGAGCGCGAGCCCGAACATCGCCAGCGGCACCGCCCACGGCGGATCGAGCGGCATCGCCAGCAGCCCCGTCAGGACGAGGGCGGTGATGAACGCGACGTCGCCGTTGGTGTCGACGAACGTCCGGCGCAGAAAGTCGTCCGGGTTGATGTGGTGCACGCGAAAGGGCACCAGCAACCGGTGCCCGATGACCGGCAGGTCGTCGCGTCCCCACGTATCGGCGCCCCAGTGCACCAGCCCGGAGCCGAGATCCGCGGCGATCACACCGCAGGCGAGCGCCAGCGGCGTCCACCACGGCCACGCTTCATGGCGCAAGCCCAGGCGGACCGCGAGCGCCGCGAGTCCGGCGAACGCCGCGGCGATGGAGACCGCCGAGAGGGCGAACTGCCCGCGCGTGGTCTCGTAGTGAGCCGGCAGCACGTCATCGTCTCCGCCTCGTGCCGGGGTCATCGGGCGAGCAGCGCTACCGCAGGGCCGCGGCCGGCGTCGTCGTCTTGCCGCGTTCCTTCTTCTGCTTCTCGACCATCGCGGCCACCTGCGCGAGGAGCTGCTTCGCGTCGTAGACCACGCCGTCCTTGATCGTGTACTTCACGCCGCCGACGTGCTCCGCCTTTCCCGTCCTGTCGTTCAGCCGCACGGCGCCGGTGCCGTAGAGGACCTTGAAGTTCTGCAGCGGGTTCTGATCGACGATCACCATGTCGGCGAGCATTCCGGCGCGCACGACGCCGAACTCGAGCGGCTTGGCTTGCGGTTCGTG
This genomic window from Vicinamibacterales bacterium contains:
- a CDS encoding fatty acid desaturase family protein, which codes for MTPARGGDDDVLPAHYETTRGQFALSAVSIAAAFAGLAALAVRLGLRHEAWPWWTPLALACGVIAADLGSGLVHWGADTWGRDDLPVIGHRLLVPFRVHHINPDDFLRRTFVDTNGDVAFITALVLTGLLAMPLDPPWAVPLAMFGLALCGVGMMTNQIHQWAHMPSPPALVRVLQDAGLILGRDAHATHHARPYDAHYCITTGWCNRPLEAIGFFRALERIVTRVTGARPRHDDERYEERYGRGIPSFAAHD